A window of Microbispora hainanensis genomic DNA:
CGCCCATCGCGGCGCGGTCGAAGAAGCTGCCGCGTCTCAGCGCGGACAGCACGCCGGTCGCCACACCGGCTAACACCCAGATGACGGCGGCCCCGATGGCCAGCGAGATCGTCACGGGCAGCCGGTCGAGCAGGTCGGGCCAGACAGGGAGCCGGGTGAGGAAGGAGTAGCCGAAGCAGGGCGCCGGGCAGTGCTCCACACCGGGGCCGTAGTCGTAGTCGGCGCCGGCGACGATGCCCTTGGCGAACCGCCCGTACTGCACGATCAGCGGATCGTTGAAGCCGAGCTTGTCGGCCGCGAGCTTGACCTCCTGCGCCGAGGCGGTGCGCCCCACGTAGCGCGCGGCCAGGCTCTCCGAGGTGGCGCCCGCCAGGCGGGGCACCAGGAAGAAGATGGCGAACGTGATGATGCTCACGATGGTGAGCATCACCACCGCCCAGATCAGCCGCCGGATGATGTATGTGACCACAGTCCCCCCGGCTCCGGGGGCCGGCCCTGCCGGACCGGCCCCCTTGCCGCGTTCACGCGTCTATCGGATCTGTCTGGTCTCGGCGGACGCTTACTTGACGCCCATGCCGAGGTAGTCGTACATGCCGTACGCGTCGTTGACGAAGACGTTCGTGGCGTTCTTGCTGCGCACGAGCAGGGTCTTCGTCCACACGTTCGGCAGGATGAAGGCGTCTTCCATGACCTTCTTGTCGATCTGGGTCCAGATCGCGTTGCGGGCGTTGGTGTCGGTCTCCAGCATCGCCTTGTCGATCAGCTTGTCGACCTCGGGGTCGCGGACGCTGATGTTGGAGGAGCCGCCGGTGTCACGGATGACGCGGCTGTCGACGATCTGCTGCAGGAAGCCGAAGCCGTCGGGCCAGTCGGACTGCCAGCCGTTCATGGCCAGGCCGATCTTGTTGTCCTTGGCGTAGCCCGGCTTGCCGGCGTACAGGGCGAAGTAGTCGGCCTGCGGGAACGGCTTGAGCGTGAGCTTGATGCCGACTCGGCCGAGGGACTGCTGCAGCGCCTCGGCGGCCGCCTTCTCCTTGGGCCGCTCGGCGCGGTAGGCGATGTTGGTCTCGAAGCCGTCAGGCTGGCCGCAGGCGGTCAGCGCCTCCTTGGCCTTGGTCAGGTCGCCCGTGTTGTCGGCGCCCGGCGGGTAGAGGTTGAAGTCCTCGTGGCCGGGGATGGCCGGCGGCAGCAGGCTGGTCGCGATCTGACCACCGGAGAACTCGCCGCCCCACGCGGTCTGCAGGGACACCTTGTCGGTGGCGTACTCGACGGCCTTGCGGCAGTCGATGTTGTCCAGCGGCGGGACGTTGCCGTTGATCGAGGTGTACCAGAGGCGGGTGCTCGTCGGGTTGTCCGAGTTCGCCTTCAGGGCGGGGTCGGACAGGACCCGGCCGAGGGCCGCCGACTGGATGCCGATGCCCGCGACGTCGACGTCGAGGTCGCCGGCGAGGATCCGGTTGTCGATGTCGTCGGCGTTGACGTTGGTGGAGACCTCGTAGCCGTCAGGCAGAGCCTTGCGGTTCGGGTCGGTCGCCGGGTCCCACTGGTCGTTGCGGACGAGCGTGAAGCCCTTGCCGATCTCGTTCTTCTCGAACTTGTACGGCCCGGTGGCGATCACGTGCTCCTTGTACTTCGCACCGGTGTC
This region includes:
- a CDS encoding ABC transporter substrate-binding protein is translated as MAAIGAVLALAVAACGGGSGSGTSSSSSGGDAAGGATATGEFNAALTGIVNPSDKKGGILKFANGGDWDSLDPGDTYYGYSWNFIRLYGRSLLMFKSAVGKEGNELVPDLAESLGTPSDDAKTWTYKLKKGIKFEDGTPVTSKDVKYAVERSFDKEVFPDGYTYFNDFLNWPKDYKGAYKSKDVNTDSAIETPDDYTIVFHLKQPLSNFDYFAQLPATIPVPKDKDTGAKYKEHVIATGPYKFEKNEIGKGFTLVRNDQWDPATDPNRKALPDGYEVSTNVNADDIDNRILAGDLDVDVAGIGIQSAALGRVLSDPALKANSDNPTSTRLWYTSINGNVPPLDNIDCRKAVEYATDKVSLQTAWGGEFSGGQIATSLLPPAIPGHEDFNLYPPGADNTGDLTKAKEALTACGQPDGFETNIAYRAERPKEKAAAEALQQSLGRVGIKLTLKPFPQADYFALYAGKPGYAKDNKIGLAMNGWQSDWPDGFGFLQQIVDSRVIRDTGGSSNISVRDPEVDKLIDKAMLETDTNARNAIWTQIDKKVMEDAFILPNVWTKTLLVRSKNATNVFVNDAYGMYDYLGMGVK